One Ostrea edulis chromosome 2, xbOstEdul1.1, whole genome shotgun sequence genomic region harbors:
- the LOC130052223 gene encoding neuropeptide Y receptor type 6-like, producing the protein MSIISGKDTDVIIFFASSLVYATIGILGNLLIILVYVSKRHSLSQQKNILALAIVDFTICIFVMPYRIIYELKAIENDIICRGMEIISHMTVIFSNLVLCLICVERFVKVWKPTKIISERLTLFWILIALGFSVVISIPVCTMFMVISGSAADSPKFCQFSSKTVGKLGTTVYTYILLLMNVSVLGALVILYSLIYCRLYKNTRTLTDHNKSDVAGTSILKVGPLQTEAESGPSQSHREHSQHLTTNSEYIDSNKETAIEDLKSQANEGGTDCTGKKPWKETS; encoded by the coding sequence ATGTCGATCATTAGCGGGAAAGATACGGACGTGATTATTTTCTTCGCATCATCACTTGTTTATGCAACTATTGGGATTCTGGGGAatttgctaataattttagtgTATGTTTCCAAGAGACACTCCCTCTCGCAGCAGAAGAACATCCTGGCTCTGGCTATAGTAGACTTTACCATTTGCATATTTGTGATGCCTTACCGAATTATTTATGAACTGAAGGCCATTGAGAACGACATCATATGCCGTGGCATGGAAATTATCAGTCATATGACGGTTATTTTCTCAAATCTCGTGTTGTGTTTGATATGTGTTGAACGATTTGTTAAGGTGTGGAAACCGACGAAGATTATTTCAGAGAGACTGACACTTTTCTGGATTTTAATCGCTTTGGGTTTTTCGGTCGTCATTTCCATTCCCGTCTGCACGATGTTCATGGTCATCTCTGGCAGTGCCGCGGACTCTCCAAAGTTTTGTCAGTTTTCTAGCAAGACCGTAGGCAAGCTCGGAACgacggtatatacatacattctcCTGCTCATGAATGTCTCTGTTCTTGGTGCGCTTGTAATTTTGTACAGCTTAATTTACTGTCGTTTATATAAGAACACAAGGACCTTGACGGACCATAACAAATCGGATGTGGCGGGGACAAGTATTTTGAAAGTTGGACCACTTCAGACGGAAGCAGAAAGTGGCCCATCTCAATCACACAGAGAACATTCACAGCACTTGACAACGAATTCTGAGTATATCGACTCAAATAAAGAAACTGCGATAGAAGATTTGAAAAGCCAGGCAAATGAGGGGGGAACTGATTGCACCGGGAAAAAACCGTGGAAAGAAACATCGTGA